The Hyla sarda isolate aHylSar1 chromosome 2, aHylSar1.hap1, whole genome shotgun sequence genome includes the window tttatattcagggagcacagtatctagcattatattcaggtggtacaatgtgtggcagtctTTTATTCAGCGGGCACAGAGTGTGGTAGCATTACCTTTAGTATAGAGAATATAgagaatgaggatctgctgaAAAAGGGAGGAGCCAAAGATGTCTACGAGCAACAAAGTCTGTAGAAGCTAAATGTAGCTCTAAAAAATCATGGTGGTCTAGacgagatggagaagaaaaggaacatTACTAACTAACTGTACTGTGATCACTTCAGAGACTATGTAGAGCTGGTATTTATTTATGTGGGTACTGTATGTGAGAAATAGTATTCTGTGAATAGTGTGTTTTGTTTAGTAACAGTACTTGGTAATATGTTggcatggtgtggtggtatttttcttatttataccttgtaattgtatttattttttaggtcCCCACTCCTGTAGTAGAAGAGGAAGAGGACCCTTTCTACAAGAGTCCACTCAATAAGCTTGCATCTTCTGCATCAAACTTTGCCTATGACCTTTACCGGGCTCAAGCCACTAAGTATCCAAACACTAACATCTTTATGTCACCATTGACTATTGCAACAGTCCTTTCCAGCATTTCCTTGGGTGAGTTCCAAGCAAAAACATTTGTATTGTATAAGACTGGCATATGAATGGTATTTTTAGGGGAATTTCAAGTTATGTGAAAAATACTATTCAGGATAAGCAATAAAACCAGGACACTGGCACTAGGGGAACATAGGCTTGGTAATGTACGAATTGGTATCACCAACCTTTTCTAGACCCACATATGACAAAACAATAGTTATATAACTTTAATGTAGTGAAAATTTATCAGCGGTTTGAGAGCATTGTGGAAACTTTTTTAAAATCAGTTTTCTGGagaaaacattgataaatgaTTTCCTATGTCTAagaacaatacaaaaaaaaaataaggatttGATTCCTGCTGTTGGTTCATTTTTTAATTACGTTTTTCTTGTTTTCAGGTGGTGGACAGCGGACTGAATCGCTAATACATCGTTCCCTGTACTATGACCTGCTTAGTGATCCAGAGCTTCATGCCACTTATAAAGAGTTACTTGCAAGCATATCTTCAAACCCAAAAGGGCTGAAAAGCACATCCCGAGTGATACTTGAGAGAAGTAAGCTGTGCTGGTAGATGTACTGTGTAAATGTTCAGCCGTTAGTTGCATGGTGTAAACAGTAGAACAATGGCTAACATTAAACTATAATATTATCCCTTACAAGGCAATATAAATGTGACACTGTTATATTAAAAATGCAGATGTATTACCATTTAAAAGTAAAAGGCTAACAACTACCtcatttacatttacgtcataaagtattttccaactatgaagtgagctcaggagctgcgctcgcttcatagacAGCAGGCCATGAACCTCCGGGAcctggcggacatcagcgatcatgtgGATGCCTGCTTATaatccttcagatgccgtgattaatgcCGATCACGGCATCGGAAGCAGGAGGTCTCCTTATTTGCTTCTTGCAGCTCTGGGTATCTTCTTGTGTCATCTGCTTGATGAGGAAGACTATGCAAGTAGATCATATTATTGATAAGTGCTATGCCAGTGCATAGCACTGGACGGTAATAGCAATCCAAAGATTGCTAAAAATAGTGCCCTAcattaaaacatttaaaatagtattagCCCTTATATAAATTAACCCATTGTATAATAAAATTTGAAATCTcatccttttgccatttttcaaaagtgtaaacaaaaaaaaaacatatttgttcaAATATAACATTAACAAAACCGTGCGGTGAGTGGCGTGaactgcatttttttaaaattacattGCTGAAACAATggaataaaaaacaatcaaaaagtttgttcaatacaaaaatggtacccaaaTATGAGCGATCACACATCCCAGTAtattgggaaaataaaaaagttataggggtcagaacatggcaatttaaaaaaaataaaaaattctagaAGGTTTAAACATttgttaaaagtagtaaaacatgacggaaaacTATACAGATTGGATATTGTTGTAACTGTACCACCCTAAAGAAACAAGATAACATGTCCGTTTGACCACGCAGTAAATGGCGTATGAAGcccttccaaatatttttttctaatttaaccTCACAAAGCATATGTTATGTAATTACAATgtgcaattggtcctgcaaaaattttgccctcctataagtgagtagaggaaaaaataaaagatttatttatggctattaaccccttaaggactcagcccattttggccttaaggactcagacaatttaatttttacgttttcattttttcctcctcaccttctaaaaatcataactcttttatattttcatccacagactagtatgagggcttgttttttgcgcgaccagttgtcctttgtaatgacataactcattatatcataaaatgtatggcgcaaccaaaaaacactatttttgtggggaaattaaaaagaaaaacgcaattttgctaattttggaaggtttcgttttcacgccgtacaatttacggtaaaaatgatgtgtgttctttattctgagggtcaatacgattaaaatgataccgattattacatacttttatattattgttgtgcttaaaaaaaatcacaaactttttaaccaaattagtacgtttataatccctttattttgatgacctgtaacttttttatttttccgtataagcggcggtgtgagggctcatttttaatatattttttataattttttaaaaataaaatgtattaaaagagttgcaattttggactttttttttacgttcacgccgttcaccgtacgggatcattaacattttattttaatatttcggacatttacgcacgcggcgataccaaatatgtctataaaattttttacgctttttgggggtaaaataggaaaaaacagacgttttacttttttattgggggaggggatttttcactttttttttacatttacattttttttacacttgaatagtccccataggggactattcatagcaataccatgattgctaatactgatctgttctatgtataggacatagaacagatcagtgttatcggctatcttctgttctggtctgctcgatctcagaccagagcagaagacgccgggagccggaagcaggaaggtgaggggacctctgtgcggcgttctgaatgatcaaatccccgcagcagcgctgcgggcgatccgatcgttcatttaaatcgcgcactgccgcagatgccgggatctgtattgatcccggcacctgaggggttaatggcggatgcccgcgagatcgcgggcgtcggccattgccggcgggtccctggctgccatcagccgcgcatgacacgggcatcgctccaatgcccgcggttatgcacaggacgtaaatgtacgtcctggtgcgttaaataccaccgcaccaggacgtacatttacgtcctgcgtccttaaggggttaaaaagctagAAGGAAAAGGTGAAAGAGCAAAAATATAAATttgcctggttcttaaggggttaatcttttaAGGATGATAATTATTTGTTCTAATCCGCTGATATTCATTGgcaatatgtaaatatatatatatatatatatatatatatatatatatatataaactctaTTTTGGTTTTCAGAGCTTAGATTGCGTATGGATTTTGTGACTCAATTGGAAAAGTACTACGGGAATAAGCCCAGAGTTTTGTCAGGAAATACTCGTCTTGATTTGTCAGAGGCCAATGATTTTGTGCAAAAGAGAACCGACGGCAAAGTAGTGAAGTTCTTCAAGGAAGTGCCTTCAGGCATCAGTGTCCTCCTGCTTGGGGCTGCATATTTTAAAGGTAAATGTGAAGAAAAGCCCTAACCAAGTACAGAATTGTAGAAGCAAAACAGTATTGTCAGAATGTTTGGTAAATGCATATGAGAGATGTTTTCCATCACAAAAGCATGGGACTGTGTCTTTATGTTCCTTTTTATCCGATTCGTAAAACGGTAGACTGTTTAAAATACTTGAAGGGAATTTTCTCACTAGGTTTATGCAGTCCCGTCTGAGGGCAGCATAACCTAATCACACAGTATTGGCAGAGGCTGTCAGATGTAACATTTTACCTTTAACAAAAAATTGAGTATTTAaatgggtattcatttttttttttgtgggcttAGACCGGtgctaaaaacaacaaaaaacactatATTCATCTTCCTTACTCCTCACAGAGCCCCGATTTTGCTATGCAGCGCTTTAGAGTTTGAGTCAGGGGATTGCCACCTCAGTCGCTGATTCGTTGAGCAGGCAACTTCAAGTGCCAACCCCAAACCCAGAATTGCTGCAAAGCGGGACCAGAGCTCGAGAGAGGAAGTCAAATATACTTATAATatacttatacattttttttagtacCTGTCTAAGGACCAATTTTAAAATTGAATCCACCTTTAAGCATAATAcattctgcttcctccaggaacGTAAACAAAGGGGCTACAGGGTTAAAACTTCCCTCTGCAGAACACTTATTTCTGCCAGAAATTGCCATTAGATAAAAGTATATGTATTTAGTTCCCAACGATTTCAGTGGGAGCTTTATAAATCTATATGCAGTAAGTTCAGTTAAGTGCCAGTCTTAGCAgccataattttatttttaaataggattgaaaaaaatgtaagtgtacctgtcacaaaaATGCTTCTGTGTtaatcactaggtcatgcagatgctttacatgttttttatgtgTCCAGCTTTTGTATTTGGCCCACAAATCCATatattctgctgctcactcatgatgacatccactgctcaggaagaggcaTGTAAAAGgcttgctgcagtctgataggtcaggagtgagcacagaggagtgctaatctTCCCATTACTTCCTGGACTTTGCCCCAGCATGTGCTTTGgctgggacaaagatgctgcAATCAGAGAAGATTATGTTCtgatggtatggggacctctaaTGGTGTTTTTCATAAGCCATGCTTTCTATAAAAGGGAGATACATTTTTATGGAGTATATTAGAAAGGGTAATATTTTTTCCAACATATAGGTTTTTCATTCTGACTGTCACGTATGGGCCGGGAAGGAGTGCAGCCCTGATCTCACCCATTCCCTttgaccctgcctacttgcctatctgcCCTAAACAGCAGACCGACAACCATGGTGATGGTCCCTTCCTAAGTAAGTGATGGAAGTCACcgtcaacaaaataaaaacagacaCAGGTCGGGATACAGCCAGGAAGCActcaaactaacagaaataatactaaCAAACACACACGCAAAAACAGGAGAAAGGTCAGAATGCCAAGCCAAGAAGTCAAAAATACCATATTATCAAGGTTAGAGATACAAATGCTAGCTACTGGAGAAACTCTTTCGCAGGCCAGGTCTGAAAACACATAGCAGATTTAAATAGGCAGCTACACAGGTAAACtaaacaaggtcagctgaccagcccagagCTAGGCGCAGCAACAGCAACCAGATAAACAAAAGACTCTCAGAACCAattaaccctacgggttctgacactgacagtgcccattaaaaaaaaatgttttataaaatgaATGAAAGAAAAGAGAAGTAATAGGATGTACTGTTGTTATATCTTTCTAGAAAGGGTATACAGAAGATGGGATTAGAAACACTGTTGGGCAGTTTGGAATTCAGTAACAGGGGTCAGAGTGATACAGTTGCAGTACCAGGATAGGTACACTTGATTGGTGACAGTTTTCAAGGTGAATCAGGTATGCGGTCCAATAATAGAGGGTTCAGGATAGTCAGGGAAGCAAAACACCGGAGTCATATGTGTCCAGTCAATTCAGGAGTCAGCCTTCTATAGCAAGGTAAAAATAAGACTGGCAAAGGGCACTAAAGCcaatgtgtagttatttccaagtGTAGCAGAACtttaataaacttttgatatttcAGAGAATCAGGGCTGATGGTCCCTCTAGAATAAATCGCAGCCACTTAGGGTACACAGTTTCCTAGAGCGCAGCCAGAGCTGGATTAAGATGGGAGCTGATGGAGCTGCAGCTTCAGGCCTCTACCAGAGTCAGATTCAACTGATCAAAAACACAGCACCTTTCCCCCAACACAAACACACCCGGAGCCTTAGGGCGATCGTCACttgtactgctatggcctatgagaCAGCAGGAGCGCACCAATGATATCTGAAGTTTGACGCAGTTGGCATAATTGCACCTTCTGTGCGGGACCTCTGATGTCATCAGCGTGTAACTGCTGTCTCGTAGGCCACAGGCATAAACTGGTCTTGCCTGGGGTACAAAATAGTCTAGCACCGACTCTGCATAGAATCAGATTTTTAATTGGCAGAAGTCCAGATGCTGAGGCCCCCCAATTTCTAAAATGTTTCTCCTTGCTTGAACATAAGCTTTATAAAAAGTTTATGAACCTGTTTTCAGTAAGAAGGGAGAGACAGTACTGAGCTATTCTCCCCATTTCAGAAATagatgggggtctcagcacccagacaCCACCAATCAAAACCTATGACATATTTTATGTCATGTTAAAAGTTATTTTAGAAAATAATTATACTGTAAAGATTCTGCCTTTAATTCAGACTGGCCAAATGGGTGCAGTCATAGCATGTACTACTTGACAAAAATGCCACAAGATTCATTACAGTACACAGAGAGAAATACAGTCTCGGCACTGCACGGTGGCCGGACTATGTCTGGGAGCCTGTTGAGGTGATGCGCTGATGTAGGTGAGTGTGGTTGGCATCTCGGGGGTGCACTTACTTAGACAAATAGCAGTGatacaatggagaagagagatgtAGTAAAGCAATCACCCGGTATATATGCAAGAAGGTACTTTTATTCAGTGTTCATCAGGGAAAGCACAAAGCAGGGTGTGGAGGAAGAAACCGGAGTTCCGGAGAGCTCTTGGGTGACAGTCCCGTTTCGAGGGTATTCCCACTTGGTCACGCTCATTACAGGGATGGTAGGAGGGGATAAGAGATGGTACTGTGTTACAACAGGTATATATGTTTAAGGAGAAAAATGGTCAAACACTTGCTATAATTGTATTTACCAGTCCATATTCTGGATCCAACACCCAATCTCTCCTATGGTTTAATATTAAGATATTTGGTTCTGAAGGTTTAATGCAGTTTTTCAACTGGAATATGGACTATGAAACTTGGTATAATACAGAAAAATAGGGTCTACCTGTTACCTAGAGTGATCAGAATTGGTGATTTAAAAGAAATGACAAACATGGTACTTTTTACTGAACTTTGCTTGGTTTGTCACGATATTGGTATTTAAGTGTCATGGTTTTCAACTTACATGTGATATAAATGTCTTTTTCATCGCTATGTCAAGATTCTATTTGCTGTTGTATTCTGCCTGTGTTAGCATAGCAGTAACATATTTTGATATTTATGACAGGTCAGTGGGTTCACAAATTTAACCCCCGTGAAACTGCCCTTCGTGATTTCCACACAGATGAGCAGACATCTGTTTCGGTTCCAATGATGTCAGCCAGAAATGTCCCTGTGAGATATGGCCTAGACTCCGATTTTAATTGCAAGGTGAGAAAAGAACCTTCTCTATTTTTTAGAAATTCATCAGGGAGTAATGCACCAAGTCCTATTGCTGCTTCAGCTCCTTTCCTCCTTAAATCATGTTGTTAGCTTCCAATTAATGAGTACACCAGACCAGACACTTGTCTTCTGTCCTTCATCTCCCTCTAGTATCTCGTGATGATGACTGGCTGCATAAAATGAGGAGACAAGCTGACAAACAACTGCTGCACACACACTAAACCAGAGCGGAGCCCATATGATACTTCTGATTTCAGAAGGATTGTTGCTTCATTCTTTATCAATATAACATTAAACTCACCAAAAGTTACAGTCATTTATATAATTATGGTATGTTCACCCAGCCGAAATTCTGCAGGCCCAGGACAACATACCGGTGCTAGGACAATTCCTGAAATGCACTGTCTTCATAGATGGTGGTATATCAGAAAAAGGGTTCTGTTGATGCAAAAATATGAACCAAAGGGACCCGAAGAGAATGTTAAAAATCATTCTGATAAACAGGTGATGCAGTCACAGCCTCAAATTGAAGCTGAATACAAAACTGGTTTCCATATAATagagggggtaaaaaaaaatgctttcaacAAAACTTTGGTGCaacttacacaaaaaaaaaataaaatgctacattttcaatatgTCCTAGATGCTTTTTACCTTGCTTGATAAAAGGGCAGGACGTACAATAGAGTGGACATAGTGAAAAGGGGCAGGGCTTAAGTGTGGCAATTTCTGGCACACTTTTTGATAAACAACCAACATATGGCAAACATTAGTAGACtgtctaagaattagacagttttttcctctTAGCATGGATGGGCTATAACAGAAGACGACAAGTGTCATTGCTATTGGAAAACACACAAAATTCCAGTGGgtgaaaaagtgcaaaaattgtaTCAATTATCGGTGGAAAACACTGCCTGGTTAGATAAATCACATTTCTGTTGCAAGGCAGAATTTGGCTAAAACAGCATGAATTGATGAAGCCTTTCTGTCAGGTGCGAACAGTTCAGGCTGCTGAAGGTGGAACAGTGGATTTCTTGGCACACCCTGTGTCCCTGATCACTGTGGATGGTCTTTTGGACCCTGGAGCTCATCTAAGCATTGTGGTTGACCAAGTTTATCCCTTTTTTGGTAGCTCTTTACCCTATGGCAGAATTACAGCAGGATAATCCATGCCAAAAACGATATAAAAAGCCAATGCCAAAAATGACACTCTTCTGGTTTCTGACAAATTTAGACAATATCTCTAGTGCTCTCCTGGCACACACAATAAATGGATTATACGGCTTTGTTCATATTAGTGCCATGGTTTTTGTTCATAACAGATCTATGAGAGATATGGCAGGCCACTGACACTGATGTAGGGGAATCACTTACTTATCATGAAACCTTTGGTTGATGTACACCAACACAAGTGACCATACAAAGCTCATACGAGGATCCTGTCATAGTGCTAGGTAGAATACATAAGTAGAATAACTCTTTTCATGTGAAGTGAATTCACTGCTATGCATTAGCTGAACAGCAGCTCtccatagtaatagtaatagagAGATGTGTGGAGGAATGTGAGCAGCACACGCTTTAGGGTAGCTTTTCTACATGCATAAATCTACATCTGGGAAGTAATGGGCATGAGAGCTTAAGTGAAAAGCCTTTCTTTAGGAAACCATATTTTATGATTTTCAGTCATTGTCAATAGCTTTATACTTTCCTCCTATAAACAATGCTCAGTACCTTACACAAATGTATCCTACCTATGACTGTTAGAACATTTTAAAGCTTTAACTAAGCTAAAAAAGAAGCCGCTAACCATCCATCACCATGTGCTTTGTTCCATTACATAAACATCTCGTAAACTAAATAAGTGCTGGATGTAGTTTCTGCAGCAGTGATGTTCTAGTAATGATGCTGTAATTGTGGGTTGTCCCGGAATGGACTTTTTCATGACAATGCAATGTGCTTCACTGAGTACACCAGTTAGGCCTAATGTCATATAAATCATATAAAAAGTCATATAAATTGACATTTGTTATTTCcaaccattttaaaggggtactaccgtgcttacaacttatcccctacctaaaggataggggataagttgcctgatcgcgcggggtcctgccgctggggacccccgcgatctcgcacgcagcaccccgctctcatcaggccctggagcgaacatccgctccgggtctgatgatggggccggtgatcgtgatgtcacagctctgcctcgtgtgacatcacgctccacccctcaatgcaagtctatggcaggggcgagacagctgtctcaccccctgccatagacttacattgaggaggcggagtgtgacgtcacatgggggcagagccgtgacgtgacgatactccggccccgagatcggcagtcatcagacccagagcgatgttcgctccggggcctgacgAGAGCggagtgctgcgtgcgagatcgcgggggtccccagcagataagttgtcagcacggtagtacccctttaaataaaatctgTGCAATTCCTTAAAAGCCGACAtctcatataattttttttatggcaatGTCTGCCATTTTATGTAGCCTAAACAGCAAAGGACTGCAGATGACAATGTCACATTTACTTCCACATAGTACATACAGTATCAGTTATTATTTAAAGCCCTTAGGTTTTTTcacttttgcactttcattttttccacctcaccttctaaaaatcctaatgcTTTGAatgttccacctacagacctatataagggcttgttttttgcgccaccaagttTGTAAGTACTttctataggttttattttgttttacttcttttaaaaaattataactttttggacAAAAATTAGCATGCTgataaatgtcctcttctgacccctataactttttatttttccagatcCGGGCATgtgtgatggctcatttttttcaccatgatctgtactatttatcagtactattttagttttaatgggactttttgatcgctttctatttatttttttagggtatcCAAAGTAAAtgaaaatacacaattctggactttgttttttattttatttacgtatacgccattgatcgtgaggtttaattaacgttatatttttatagttcagacatttacgcacgtggcgattccacatatatttatgtttttttatttctttatataggaaaaggggggtgatttaaacttttattagggaaggtgttaaatcacatttattaactattttttacacagtttttttagttcccatagggagctataacatgcaatgcttagattgcatacactattcaatgctatgccttagcatagcattgatcagtgtcatctgtgctcaattgctccagcctgccatggctgactggagccttggagaaccgattggacagcaaggaggtgggtaagggccctcccgccatcctctcagcagATTGGAACATCGTGATTTCCCCACATTTATCCCGATCAGCTTAGCTGAGCTACCGACAGTGTATTTTTGGCatattagatgccacaatcaactttgatctcaGCGTCTAAAGGATTAGtgctggacatcagcctgatcgccaatgtccggcattagccacgggtcctggctcagctcctgagcttgcatCATAGACCTGCCACATGGCCGCGCCGTATATATACAATGCTGatcgtaaaggggttaaaggccgaGTTCCACAGTTATGTGGCAGGTACAGGTGAAGGACATGATTTTTATGTGCTTTTGTTGTACTTGCCATAAAACTGCATGTGATATTGCCACATAATTCTTACCTATTCCACACTACCATGAAGGTGATATGTGAGACCAGCCTaatagtttcttttttttaagggaaTTTCAAAAAGTTTTGTGAAGGATCTTACAGCCTTAATTCAGAAGCCcccttttttatgtatgttaatCAAACAGTTTGGGGATCCACATGTAGTGCACCCACTGAGATTCTTTAAATTAATTTATTGTAGGCAATGTATAGTATAGAGTTTTCCGAATtggaaatttaaccccttcccaccctGTGAAAAATGTCATTGGCAGCAATACGTTAATGCaacatgatgtacatttatgcatttatttatgaGGTGTTAACGGGTATGAAGCGACCGCAAGAGCTGAGCTTCTTTCATAGAAAGTGACAGCTGATGTcggctattagccctttagataCTGTGATCAATGGCCCTTATGGCATCTTAAGTTAAAAATGACAGGTGTCAGAGATTTGGGGGATCTTACTAGACCCCTGCAGTGTGATTGTGGGGGGCCAATGACTTTAAATGGTCATAGACTTGTTCAGTGTTAGttctaatacttttttttttaaataatgtaaacataaataaacatagTTGGTATCAATGTGTGCCAATTTTACTGTAAAATGGCgccacaaaaaacaagctatcATATAGCCCTGGAAAACACATAGGGGTTATAAAAACGTCCATAGTCCAACCTTTAGATTTATGATGCTCTGCTTTTCTATCTGCTGCTTTTCTCCTCCTCCTACATTTGTTTCACAGCATCTGTGCTATAAAGGAAAGAAATGCTGGGCAGTTGAGGAGATTGGCCTCCCCATGAGGGCACATGCTGTTCATTTGTATATAAGAAAAAATACACATGATTAGTTACCTTTAAACTTTGTAAACAATAAACGGaccctcttcttctctttgtaTACCTATAACCATGTGTCTTATGTGAAAAAAAGCTGTAGTATTAGGCCTGTAACATGTTAAACTGGTATGGGCTCATGCACGATAGTATTGTAGCTCATATTTGTACGGAGCcataataaggctgggttcacactatggaatttctgtccGGAATCCCGCTTAGAAATTTAAGTCGGAAATTCCCATGCAGCAGAATtacattgctggcaatgggattgcactgcacagtgcacacttatGAAATTTCAGTGGAAAAAGAATGAGCTTACAATGCCTGCACTGTCctagtggtgctgtttctggggaAAAATGCAGTGTATTATCTCTTATCTCATACAATCCAATAAATCACCTAATACCCAATAGTAAGGAAACACACTGTGAAATCTTTGCACATGCAATATTGCACTTGCCAGCTTTTCCAGAACAGTAAATCCCACCATTGGCAGGAGCATTTCTGTTTCTTTACCGTTTGCATAGAAATGAGTGCAACTACTGAAAAATGTTCCTGAATCCTTCCGC containing:
- the SERPINF1 gene encoding pigment epithelium-derived factor isoform X1 gives rise to the protein MKNYLFLLLATTIFSFTSSQDAAEEVPTPVVEEEEDPFYKSPLNKLASSASNFAYDLYRAQATKYPNTNIFMSPLTIATVLSSISLGGGQRTESLIHRSLYYDLLSDPELHATYKELLASISSNPKGLKSTSRVILERKLRLRMDFVTQLEKYYGNKPRVLSGNTRLDLSEANDFVQKRTDGKVVKFFKEVPSGISVLLLGAAYFKGQWVHKFNPRETALRDFHTDEQTSVSVPMMSARNVPVRYGLDSDFNCKIVQLPLTGGISIMFFLPLTVTQNLTLIEEGLTSEFVHDIDRALQSVIITLSIPKLKVEYEAQLGSTLQEIKLQPLFSSPDFSKISSKSVKLTHVMHKALLELNEEGQENIPKIDPSTRSHFPLEFHLDHPFIFVLRSDSNGALLFIGKVMNPKAVSR
- the SERPINF1 gene encoding pigment epithelium-derived factor isoform X2, with the protein product MSPLTIATVLSSISLGGGQRTESLIHRSLYYDLLSDPELHATYKELLASISSNPKGLKSTSRVILERKLRLRMDFVTQLEKYYGNKPRVLSGNTRLDLSEANDFVQKRTDGKVVKFFKEVPSGISVLLLGAAYFKGQWVHKFNPRETALRDFHTDEQTSVSVPMMSARNVPVRYGLDSDFNCKIVQLPLTGGISIMFFLPLTVTQNLTLIEEGLTSEFVHDIDRALQSVIITLSIPKLKVEYEAQLGSTLQEIKLQPLFSSPDFSKISSKSVKLTHVMHKALLELNEEGQENIPKIDPSTRSHFPLEFHLDHPFIFVLRSDSNGALLFIGKVMNPKAVSR